The genomic window CCGACGCCGTCGCGCTCCTCGAGCGCCGCGGCTACCGCTCGTGGCACGTCGGCGACGGTCGCGGACGGATCGGCGCGCTGGCCGCCGTCGGTGCCTGGAACGCCCTCTCGGAGTGGACCACCGAGTACATCTCCTACCGCGAGTCCGACCGCTGGGGGACGCCGCGCGACGTCGACCGCGAGAGCGTCTTCGCCGCCGCCGATCGGGGCTACCCCGACGTCTGGGACACGGTCGACCGCGGCGAAGGCGAGGCCGTCTGCGTTCCCCACACCCCCGGGCCGATCCTCCACGGAATCCGCGGCGACGATCCCGACGCCGTCCGTGACGTCGCCGACCGCATCGAGAGCGAACCCGTCGCCTCGAGCCAGTCGTTCGTCACGAATCAGGGGACGGACGTCCACCTGCGGAAGGGAACCCTCGAGTCGGTCGCCGACGGCCGCGCCTATCGGGTCGACGGCCGCGTCGCCAGCGACCCCGAGACGCGTCGCGGCGGGCACGTCTTCGTCGACCTCGAGGGCGAGACGGGTACCTGCGACGGCGAGCCCCGACGCCTCGAGTGCGCCGCTTTCGAACCGACGAAACGGTTTCGCGACCGCGTCCGGGCGCTCCGGGTCGGCGATCGGCTCACCGTCTGCGGCGAGGTCGCCCGCGGGACGCTCAAACTCGAGAAGTTCGCG from Haloterrigena sp. KLK7 includes these protein-coding regions:
- a CDS encoding tRNA(Ile)(2)-agmatinylcytidine synthase → MTVVGLDDTDSRDRGMCTTYVAARIAERLRRGGTAVERCLLVRLNPAVEYKTRGNAALAIHTDADPDRAFDIARERLESLAETADERTHPGLVVTDDAPDAVADDVSAFTRQAIRDHLEIADAVALLERRGYRSWHVGDGRGRIGALAAVGAWNALSEWTTEYISYRESDRWGTPRDVDRESVFAAADRGYPDVWDTVDRGEGEAVCVPHTPGPILHGIRGDDPDAVRDVADRIESEPVASSQSFVTNQGTDVHLRKGTLESVADGRAYRVDGRVASDPETRRGGHVFVDLEGETGTCDGEPRRLECAAFEPTKRFRDRVRALRVGDRLTVCGEVARGTLKLEKFAVRDLVTTERVTPTCPDCERRMKSAGRNQGYRCRDCGTSADGKAERPLERDLERGWYEVPPCARRHIAKPLVRGGFDAPTHPER